Within Nitrospirota bacterium, the genomic segment AGATTAACAACAAATCCTGACCGTCACTTTGCGTATGGTCTCAAAACAAGGCCGACGCACAGATTGAGGTGAATCGATGGCAACTGGACCGGGTACCAGGAGATTTTCTCAACAGAAAACGTTCCACGCAACTCGTGAAGAACCTCGCGCGCGCTATTGACATGCTCCGCCTCGATGAAGGGTCTATACGACCGGTTGTATCGTTTTTCGAACATCCTCTGCGAGGTGACCCGCCTCCCAAGTGAATAGCCCAAGCCACCTTCGCAAGGAATCACCACGAGGAGCTGCCCGTAAGGTCTGTCTAGAAGACGATCAGCTTCAGCGAGAAACGCAGGGAGGTTCGGGAGGTGCTCCAGAACATGAATGGCCAGAATCCGGTCGAAGTGGCCATCAGGGTACGGAAGCCGCTCCTGGCAATCAGCAATGATCGTCTTCGCTTTTGGCCATCGCCGCTGCAACACACCAGCCATGCTCTTGCGTAGCTCAACGGACACATATTGCTCCATCTGCTTCTCATCCAATTCCTCATATGCAAGCTGATCCCCAAGACCTGCTCCGATTTCCAGCGTCCGCACGAAACCTGGGCGACTATTCCGAGCGACAAACTTGTGGCCGAAGTCAATCACCCCCGAAAATCTGTTCTTGTTAACTTGAAAGAAATATTCCATCCAGTCATCCGCGATCCTGGATTGCTCGGGCGTGAGAACCGGAACCTGCTTTGGCCATTGTCCCCCACCGCTCCTCTCCAGTCGCTTAGACATTTTGAAACTTCTCCCACGCACGCTCTGACGATGATTCCGGAGCGCCCCATTTACGCCGGGCACCACCAGTACCGCTCCAAATTATCGCAGGGGACTCATCTCGATTCCGCAACGATCTCATCGCCCTGAAGGTTCCGCGGCGGTTTCCTGACAACCGCGAACAAATTGAGTCCGAACTTGTGGTACCGCAGAACAATGTCACTAGGCCTGAATCCAGCCCTTACCAACAATGGCCATAGGTCTCTTTTGTCGTAGTACATTTTGTGATCGTCCATTTCAGCCTTTGGACTCGTGCCCAACTTAAATGCGGAGACTTCGAGAAAGACCTTCCCGCGCCAGGTTGGGACATTTACCAGAAGTACACCTCCC encodes:
- a CDS encoding class I SAM-dependent methyltransferase, producing MSKRLERSGGGQWPKQVPVLTPEQSRIADDWMEYFFQVNKNRFSGVIDFGHKFVARNSRPGFVRTLEIGAGLGDQLAYEELDEKQMEQYVSVELRKSMAGVLQRRWPKAKTIIADCQERLPYPDGHFDRILAIHVLEHLPNLPAFLAEADRLLDRPYGQLLVVIPCEGGLGYSLGRRVTSQRMFEKRYNRSYRPFIEAEHVNSAREVLHELRGTFSVEKISWYPVQLPSIHLNLCVGLVLRPYAK